Proteins encoded by one window of Pseudonocardia alni:
- a CDS encoding LysE family translocator, with protein MDHRLLAFAAAAAVVIVIPGPSVVFTVGRALAAGRSAALATVVGNAVGVFLQVVAVAVGLGHLVAQSAAAFTVLKLVGAAYLVYLGITAFRHRHDVVRAMQSSAGEDRRVGPARSVVDGLVVGVLNPKSVVFFVAFLPQFVDARGPVVTQILLLGAFFVAIGLVLDSVWALAAGSARAWFASSPRRIAAVGGAGGLAMIGLGVGVAATGSSQ; from the coding sequence GTGGACCACCGACTCCTCGCGTTCGCCGCCGCCGCGGCGGTCGTCATCGTCATCCCCGGACCCAGCGTCGTGTTCACCGTCGGCCGCGCGCTCGCGGCCGGCCGGTCTGCCGCGCTGGCGACGGTCGTCGGCAACGCCGTCGGCGTCTTCCTGCAGGTGGTCGCGGTGGCGGTGGGCCTCGGGCACCTCGTCGCACAGTCCGCCGCGGCGTTCACCGTCCTGAAGCTGGTGGGTGCCGCCTACCTGGTGTACCTGGGGATCACGGCGTTCCGGCACCGGCACGACGTCGTCCGCGCGATGCAGAGTTCCGCCGGTGAGGACCGACGGGTGGGGCCGGCCCGCAGCGTCGTCGACGGACTGGTGGTCGGCGTGCTGAACCCGAAGTCCGTCGTCTTCTTCGTGGCGTTCCTGCCCCAGTTCGTCGACGCCCGCGGGCCGGTCGTCACGCAGATCCTGCTGCTGGGGGCGTTCTTCGTCGCCATCGGTCTGGTGCTCGACAGCGTGTGGGCCCTCGCCGCCGGATCGGCCCGGGCCTGGTTCGCGTCGTCGCCGAGGCGGATCGCGGCCGTCGGCGGAGCCGGTGGGCTCGCGATGATCGGGCTCGGCGTCGGGGTGGCGGCGACGGGGTCGTCGCAGTAG
- a CDS encoding YdcF family protein, producing the protein MTVAGVLSALAALSATLCVVGVLVERRRFRNAVAGGTTVVLLLMASIAAIPRVDVGVVDLVTALVAALLIVFVLVLTGFLLVNGVVMMRREGRRPANLLSLLAGLACLAVVVLVPLTLQLENRFLTTVTYVTLLLAAHLGLLLCSLLAYSFVYGRMGVRPGVDFVVVLGSGLIRGAVPPLLAARLDRGVALWVQERERGGDPMLVTSGGRGPDEPVAEAVAMADYLVASGVPSERILREDRSRTTRENLVFSRALMTERAPDHRCAVVTNNFHAFRAALTARRAGVNGQVVGSPTARYYWPSAMLREFVAVLAEHPVLNGAICLALVVLGVLVGLDR; encoded by the coding sequence GTGACGGTTGCCGGAGTCCTGTCGGCCCTGGCCGCACTGTCGGCGACGCTGTGCGTCGTCGGCGTGCTCGTCGAACGGCGGCGGTTCCGCAACGCCGTGGCCGGTGGGACGACGGTGGTCCTGCTCCTGATGGCGTCGATCGCCGCGATCCCCCGGGTCGACGTCGGCGTCGTCGACCTCGTGACGGCGCTGGTCGCGGCGCTGCTCATCGTGTTCGTGCTCGTGCTGACGGGATTCCTGCTCGTCAACGGCGTCGTGATGATGCGGCGGGAGGGGCGTCGGCCGGCGAACCTGCTGTCGCTGCTCGCGGGTCTGGCCTGTCTCGCGGTCGTGGTCCTCGTCCCGCTCACGCTGCAGCTCGAGAACCGGTTCCTGACCACGGTCACCTACGTGACGCTGCTGCTCGCGGCCCACCTCGGCCTCCTGCTGTGCAGCCTGCTGGCCTACTCCTTCGTCTACGGGCGGATGGGGGTCCGACCCGGGGTCGACTTCGTCGTGGTGCTCGGGTCGGGGCTCATCCGGGGTGCGGTGCCGCCGCTGCTCGCCGCCCGCCTGGACCGCGGAGTGGCGCTGTGGGTCCAGGAGCGGGAGCGGGGCGGGGACCCGATGCTGGTGACCTCGGGTGGACGCGGTCCCGACGAGCCGGTCGCCGAGGCCGTCGCGATGGCCGACTACCTCGTGGCCAGCGGTGTGCCGTCGGAGAGGATCCTGCGGGAGGACCGGTCGAGGACGACGCGGGAGAACCTCGTGTTCAGCCGGGCGCTGATGACCGAGCGGGCGCCCGACCACCGGTGCGCCGTCGTCACCAACAACTTCCACGCCTTCCGGGCCGCGCTCACCGCCCGCCGGGCCGGGGTGAACGGCCAGGTCGTCGGTTCGCCGACCGCCCGCTACTACTGGCCCAGCGCCATGCTGCGCGAGTTCGTCGCGGTCCTCGCCGAGCACCCGGTCCTGAACGGCGCGATCTGCCTCGCGCTGGTCGTCCTCGGGGTCCTGGTCGGCCTCGACCGGTAG
- a CDS encoding CPBP family intramembrane glutamic endopeptidase, with protein sequence MTGQDDGQGVDGRWGRAAVATAVVVTAVFAGQFLWTAVRPPAPPSDGMRLWQATELIVPFGVSLVLLVLWLRLRESRGLSDLGVPVRRRARAVLGAGLLALLVLAVASVAGALAAGDDGGGGGGPTPEGATALPGVLAVVLVLAATALQSSTEELLFRGYLLGAVRTGFGSGAAVAFSSVVFGLCHSFNSGATVVYVATTVALGALLGVISLGRGGLWAACSFHTVWDVVQNIQADPTAPARDTGSTAVDVAVLFAIVCCVVVAVWLRRRRPAPQRPQVAR encoded by the coding sequence ATGACCGGCCAGGACGACGGACAGGGTGTGGACGGCCGCTGGGGGCGCGCGGCGGTGGCGACGGCCGTCGTCGTGACGGCGGTGTTCGCAGGCCAGTTCCTCTGGACGGCGGTGCGTCCACCGGCGCCCCCGTCGGACGGGATGCGGTTGTGGCAGGCGACCGAGCTGATCGTCCCCTTCGGTGTGTCGCTGGTCCTGCTCGTGCTGTGGCTGCGGCTGCGGGAGAGCCGGGGGCTGTCGGATCTCGGGGTCCCCGTCCGCCGGCGGGCCCGGGCGGTGCTCGGTGCGGGACTGCTGGCGCTGCTGGTTCTCGCGGTGGCCTCCGTCGCCGGTGCGCTCGCCGCCGGCGACGACGGCGGCGGCGGCGGCGGACCGACACCGGAGGGAGCCACCGCGCTCCCGGGAGTGCTCGCCGTCGTGCTCGTGCTCGCCGCCACAGCGCTCCAGTCCTCGACCGAGGAGCTGCTGTTCCGCGGCTACCTGCTCGGCGCGGTGCGCACCGGATTCGGCAGCGGCGCCGCCGTCGCGTTCAGCTCCGTCGTGTTCGGTCTGTGCCACTCGTTCAACTCGGGCGCGACCGTCGTCTACGTGGCGACGACCGTCGCGCTGGGCGCCCTGCTGGGGGTCATCTCGCTCGGCCGGGGCGGGCTGTGGGCCGCATGCTCCTTCCACACCGTGTGGGACGTGGTGCAGAACATCCAGGCCGACCCGACCGCCCCGGCCCGGGACACCGGGTCGACCGCGGTCGACGTCGCGGTCCTGTTCGCGATCGTGTGCTGCGTGGTCGTCGCGGTGTGGCTCCGTCGCCGTCGCCCCGCCCCGCAACGCCCGCAGGTGGCCCGGTGA
- a CDS encoding DUF418 domain-containing protein, producing MSAPPDPTATAPGRVDALDTLRGLALCGILLVNMPAIAGLPSAAGPWSGTLPQWLELTAHQRFFPLFSFLFGLGTALFLDGAARRTTRPRLVLLRRLLVLGVLGAAHHLLQPGEALLPYAIVGVVVLLPASWLPRPVIALGGAVATGVALAFTSGGLLLVPGLFLLGLAAARYGLHHRMAAPNRAVWTAVLAGAVVVAVPLLSIQVDTIEHSGFDRVSSTAGLAMAVGYASALVLLTASRFGPWASSVLAPLGRLALTNYLTATLMVVLLTTAPAFSGPGGYRALLPLAAAILVVQVVASRWWLRRFRYGPVEWLWRSIVWWSPARMR from the coding sequence GTGAGCGCTCCTCCGGATCCGACGGCCACCGCCCCCGGCCGGGTCGACGCCCTCGACACCCTCCGCGGGCTGGCCCTGTGCGGGATCCTGCTCGTCAACATGCCCGCGATCGCCGGGCTGCCGTCCGCCGCGGGCCCCTGGAGCGGCACCCTGCCGCAGTGGCTGGAGCTCACCGCGCACCAGCGCTTCTTCCCACTGTTCTCCTTCCTGTTCGGACTCGGCACCGCCCTGTTCCTGGACGGGGCCGCCCGGCGGACCACCCGGCCACGGCTCGTGCTGCTGCGCCGGCTGCTCGTGCTCGGCGTGCTCGGCGCCGCGCACCATCTCCTGCAGCCCGGTGAGGCGCTGCTCCCGTACGCGATCGTCGGCGTCGTCGTCCTCCTCCCGGCCTCCTGGCTGCCGCGGCCGGTGATCGCGCTCGGCGGCGCGGTCGCGACGGGCGTGGCGCTCGCGTTCACCAGCGGCGGGCTCCTCCTCGTGCCCGGCCTGTTCCTGCTCGGTCTCGCCGCCGCCCGCTACGGCCTGCACCACCGGATGGCGGCGCCGAACCGGGCCGTGTGGACGGCCGTGCTGGCCGGGGCCGTCGTCGTCGCGGTGCCGCTGCTCAGCATCCAGGTCGACACGATCGAGCACAGCGGGTTCGACCGGGTGTCCTCGACCGCCGGGCTCGCCATGGCCGTCGGGTACGCGAGCGCACTGGTGCTGCTGACGGCGTCCCGGTTCGGGCCGTGGGCGTCGTCGGTGCTCGCCCCGCTCGGCCGGCTCGCGTTGACGAACTACCTCACGGCGACGCTGATGGTCGTGCTGCTGACCACGGCCCCGGCGTTCTCCGGCCCGGGCGGGTACCGCGCCCTGCTCCCGCTCGCCGCCGCGATCCTGGTGGTCCAGGTCGTCGCGAGTCGCTGGTGGCTGCGGCGCTTCCGGTACGGGCCGGTGGAGTGGTTGTGGCGCAGCATCGTCTGGTGGTCACCCGCTCGGATGAGATGA